The proteins below come from a single Sorghum bicolor cultivar BTx623 chromosome 4, Sorghum_bicolor_NCBIv3, whole genome shotgun sequence genomic window:
- the LOC8064265 gene encoding phosphoinositide phosphatase SAC7, giving the protein MDGTTDASPSSKLHTRLRLWEFPDSYIFEPIDGLADLYLSVSRTSGTMNLVQDLPSRGSTTKYKVQTVYGVIGVLKLAVGSYFVVVTDRDCVGSYFGHAIFKVTGLKVLPCKNAHNTTSAEQKKMETEFSELLDAAERTVGLHFSYDINLTLSAQRLHDLGDEYKALPLWRQAEPRFLWNAYLLEPLIENKLNQYLLPVIQGSFQNIQAEVGSEKVNVTLIARRCTRRIGTRMWRRGADAEGYAANFVESEQIMQSKGFTASYVQVRGSMPFLWEQIVDLTYKPSFDIVRQEEAPRVLERHFHDLQKKYGAVLAADLVNTGGGEGRLRERYAKSIEPILSEDIRYVHFDFHRVCGHIHFERLSQLYDQIKDYLQKHKYFLVNDKGEKIEEQTGTVRTNCIDCLDRTNVTQSMIGRNILESQLQRIGVFGAGDTISKHAAFDTNYKVLWANHGDAISIQYSGTPALKGDFVRYGKRTTEGILNDLKNALGRYYFNNFADGTKQDAMDLLQGHYMTSVSRDMAVPTKAGLLDSYASFRLAFALVMGALMFMMMSLRQARNDVRHLLLSLLWAGLCIGITQFVKANGRTFTNRPRFHKSRH; this is encoded by the exons ATGGATGGGACAACTGATGCAAGCCCTTCGTCAAAACTCCATACAAGACTCAGACTCTGGGAGTTTCCGGACTCTTATATATTTGAACCAATTGATGGCCTTGCTGACTTGTACTTGTCAGTTAGCCGGACCAGCGGAACAATGAATCTAGTTCAAGACTTGCCGTCACGTGGATCCACTACAAAATATAAAGTTCAAACAGTATATGGTGTGATAGGAGTGCTCAAACTTGCAGTTGGATCATATTTTGTGGTGGTCACGGATCGTGATTGTGTGGGATCCTACTTTGGACATGCAATTTTTAAAGTGACAGGACTAAAAGTTCTTCCCTGCAAAAATGCACATAACACTACCTCTGCTGAGCAG aaaaaaatggaaacAGAATTCTCGGAACTCCTGGATGCTGCAGAGAGGACTGTTGGCCTTCACTTTTCCTATGATATCAACCTAACACTTTC TGCACAGAGGCTACATGATCTAGGCGATGAGTATAAAGCTCTTCCTCTTTGGAGACAG GCGGAACCAAGATTTCTATGGAACGCGTACTTGTTAGAACCTCTAATTGAGAACAAG CTGAACCAGTACTTATTGCCAGTAATTCAAGGCA GTTTTCAAAATATCCAAGCAGAAGTTGGGTCAGAGAAGGTAAATGTGACCCTGATTGCACGTAGGTGCACACGAAGGATAG GTACTCGAATGTGGAGACGAGGAGCTGATGCAGAGGGTTATGCTGCAAACTTCGTTGAATCAGAGCAGATAATGCAGTCAAAAGGGTTTACAGCATCCTATGTACAA GTTCGAGGCTCTATGCCATTCTTGTGGGAGCAGATTGTTGATTTGACATACAAACCTAGTTTTGACATTGTTAGACAAGAGGAGGCA CCTCGTGTACTTGAGAGGCACTTCCATGATTTGCAAAAGAAATATGGAGCTGTCTTAGCTGCTGATCTTGTCAATACA GGTGGCGGTGAGGGTCGCCTCCGTGAAAGATATGCAAAATCTATTGAACCTATTCTTAGTGAAGATATAAG ATATGTGCACTTCGACTTCCACCGAGTTTGTGGTCATATTCACTTTGAGCGCCTTTCTCAGCTGTATGATCAGATCAAGGACTATCTTCAGAAACATAA GTACTTCCTTGTAAATGATAAAGGAGAGAAAATTGAGGAGCAGACTGGCACTGTAAGAACAAATTGTATAGATTGTTTGGATCGCACCAATGTGACTCAG AGCATGATTGGGCGAAATATTCTGGAAAGCCAACTTCAACGTATAGGAGTTTTTGGTGCTGGTGATACAATAAGCAAACATGCAGCCTTTGATACAAACTACAAAGTTT TGTGGGCCAATCATGGAGATGCAATAAGCATTCAGTACTCTGGAACTCCTGCTCTGAAGGGAGATTTTGTTCG GTATGGGAAGCGAACTACTGAAGGAATTCTGAACGATTTGAAGAATGCACTCGGTAGATACTACTTCAATAACTTCGCTGATGGGACTAAGCAG GATGCCATGGATCTTCTTCAAGGACATTACATGACATCTGTTAGTCGAGACATGGCAGTCCCAACCAAAGCAGGACTTCTGGACAGTTATGCG TCCTTCCGCCTTGCTTTTGCATTGGTTATGGGAGCTCTAATGTTCATGATGATGTCACTAAGACAAG CCCGGAATGATGTTCGCCATTTGTTGCTGTCACTTCTGTGGGCTGGTCTTTGTATTGGCATCACACAATTTGTTAAAGCCAATGGTCGCACGTTCACTAACCGACCTAGGTTTCACAAGTCACGCCATTGA
- the LOC8064266 gene encoding uncharacterized protein LOC8064266 translates to MLLPDRQRRFHELALQTAVRTPPRSSQCPHECSLCSSTTTHAGLPHRRRCLLLGPAPACQICRTLFQRTAPAASQSSTTVTHLILCLIVRAEPSEQQQEKKQQLKPAAQRASEYNNAMDDDDDFTFPTVATARGPPTLPERQLGRHDDDDPAPHLPHQLPALPNLAAASPLWPFAGSVPKTTAAAVAASPPATSDDEQERSAVAGQEEEDHRAATDEDRMDLLWEVITTTTSTRSVATAPAESRSVAGGHAGPPPPPPPEQQRATAAADADYDKQRAAALADAERMDKLWESFNEDLVLRHRDRARRSKSAAAAGINIKVSRAAAAAAGGGLADDDDRWYLCNYGSPSSGADDDGGESSDDDRETSASSPAEQRRGYGCAPTMLRASSRAGGAGQFCGAASPGTGGRRRRRGRGAAAGWALLLRLFRRLFAVDKTAPPPSRSHSSLYVP, encoded by the coding sequence ATGCTGCTGCCAGATCGGCAAAGAAGGTTCCATGAGCTGGCTCTGCAGACTGCAGTCCGCACTCCTCCTAGGAGCTCCCAGTGTCCACACGAGTGCTCTCTGTGCTCCTCCACGACGACGCACGCGGGCCTCCCCCACCGCCGCCGTTGTCTGCTGCTGGGCCCCGCCCCCGCATGCCAGATCTGCCGTACACTGTTCCAGCGGACAGCCCCGGCCGCCAGTCAGTCCTCAACAACAGTCACTCATCTGATACTCTGCCTTATCGTCAGAGCAGAGCCGAgcgagcagcagcaggagaAGAAGCAGCAGCTAAAGCCCGCAGCGCAGCGCGCGAGCGAATACAACAACGcgatggacgacgacgacgacttcaCCTTCCCCACCGTTGCCACCGCCAGGGGGCCGCCGACGTTGCCAGAAAGGCAGCTCGGCcgccacgacgacgacgacccggCGCCGCACCTGCCGCACCAGCTCCCTGCGCTTCCCAACCTCGCCGCGGCCTCCCCTCTGTGGCCGTTCGCGGGCTCTGTTCCcaagacgacggcggcggcagtgGCGGCGTCCCCGCCCGCGACGTCGGACGACGAACAAGAGCGCAGCGCCGTGGCagggcaggaggaggaggaccatCGTGCCGCCACTGACGAGGACAGGATGGACCTGCTATGGGAAGTTATTACAACCACCACCAGCACCAGGTCCGTCGCGACAGCGCCTGCAGAGTCAAGGAGCGTCGCCGGCGGCCACGCggggccgccaccaccaccaccaccggagCAGCAGCGCGCCACCGCGGCGGCCGACGCGGACTACGACAAGCAGCGCGCCGCGGCGCTGGCCGACGCGGAGCGGATGGACAAGCTGTGGGAGAGCTTCAACGAGGACCTCGTCCTGCGGCACCGAGACCGAGCGCGCCGCTCcaagtccgccgccgccgccggcatcaACATCAAGGTGtcgcgagcagcagcagcagcagcgggagGTGGTctggccgacgacgacgaccgctGGTACCTCTGCAACTACGGCTCGCCGTCGTCGggcgccgacgacgacggcggcgagtCGTCCGACGACGACCGGGAGACGTCGGCGTCGTCGCCCGCGGAGCAGCGGCGCGGGTACGGGTGCGCGCCCACGATGCTGCGCGCGTCGTCGCGCGCCGGCGGGGCCGGCCAGTTCTGCGGCGCCGCCAGCCCCGGCACCGGcggccgacggcggcggcgcggccgcgGGGCGGCGGCAGGGTGGGCGCTCCTGCTCAGGCTGTTCCGGAGGCTCTTCGCCGTCGACAagacggcgccgccgccgtcacgcAGCCACAGCAGCCTCTACGTGCCATGA